The genomic stretch TATCATACGAGAAAAAGGATCTAAACCCTGCTCCTTAAAAGTGGTGAGATAAAACTGGTACGCAAAAAGCAGCACCAAATAAATGATGATAAAGCGCAGCAGAATACCCAAAACAGGCTTAAAGTCTTTTAACATGCTGCAAAGATAGCAATTAGCACGTAAATTAGTATATTTGTTACCATATTATGACTTCTCACAACGCAAAAAGATTTTTTGAAAACCATTTTGGTGAAAAATCAACTCAGTTTGTTACGTTAGCTCAAAGCGGTTCTGCAAGAGTCAATTTTGTGGCTCAAAATAAAATCGGGAAATACATCATTACCTACAATGAGAATATCGCTGAAAATGAAAGCTTCTTATACTTCTCCGAAATTTTTTCTGAATTGAATCTCAATACACCAAAAATATTTTCTGTTTCAAACGACCGGAAAATGTATATTCAGGAATTTTTAGGAGAAAAAACATTTTCAGAAATTATTACTGAAGAAGGTTTATCAGAAAATGTACAGACTCTGGTAAAGCAAACGCTGAAGGAGCTTTATCAGCTTCAGCAGCAAACCAATGGGAAAATAGACTTTCAAAATGCTTTTGAATATGAAAGTTATAATGAGCTTCCCGTAATGCATGATTTGTATTACTTCAAAAATTTTGTTGCGGATGTTTTAGAGGTTGAATATCACAAATCTTCTATACTGAAAGAGTTTAAAGAGATTATCAATCTCATCGAAAATCTTGAGCCGAAAGGCATCATGATCAGAGATTTTCAGGCAAGAAATATTATGGTGAATGATAAAAATAAAGTTGCTTTTATCGATTACCAGTCGGCAATGAAAGGCCCTTTAATGTATGACGTCATTTCTTTTTTGTTTCAGGCTAAAGCCAATTTTCCTGAAAATTTCAAAAACGAAATGCTTGATTTTTACATTCAACAATTTGAGGATAAAGAAATTCAGTGTCAACTAAGAAACTCGGTAAAGCCAATTCAGATGATGAGGTTTTTGCAGGTTTTGGGCGCTTATGGTTTTCGTGGACTTATTCAAAGAAAGCCACATTTCATTGCAAGTATTGAAAAAGGTATAAAAAATATTACAGAATTTTCTCAAAACTGGGATGAGATGAAAAATTATCCTGAACTGAGAAAAATAATAGAACAACTGAGTTCTGAAAAAACAAAACTTAAAATAAATGAGATTTTGAACCATTAAGGAGTAAGGTTGATTAAATTTAAGGTTTGTCATTC from Chryseobacterium indoltheticum encodes the following:
- a CDS encoding aminoglycoside phosphotransferase family protein encodes the protein MTSHNAKRFFENHFGEKSTQFVTLAQSGSARVNFVAQNKIGKYIITYNENIAENESFLYFSEIFSELNLNTPKIFSVSNDRKMYIQEFLGEKTFSEIITEEGLSENVQTLVKQTLKELYQLQQQTNGKIDFQNAFEYESYNELPVMHDLYYFKNFVADVLEVEYHKSSILKEFKEIINLIENLEPKGIMIRDFQARNIMVNDKNKVAFIDYQSAMKGPLMYDVISFLFQAKANFPENFKNEMLDFYIQQFEDKEIQCQLRNSVKPIQMMRFLQVLGAYGFRGLIQRKPHFIASIEKGIKNITEFSQNWDEMKNYPELRKIIEQLSSEKTKLKINEILNH